A genomic window from Periweissella cryptocerci includes:
- a CDS encoding exonuclease domain-containing protein, producing MAELSFVALDFEFGMNLPTRTSIIEVGLQKVEMGEFTANRQWLVNPESDIDAYASDNIHGIYPSDVAFAPTFAEIWPQIVKFIGDLPIVVHDVANERHAIITNAKFYDLQLKPLRFIDTFKLAPNMWPGATRYGLNALAERLHLSTDGEHSALVDAQLSAKVLLAIADELNLDNLVALLERLGFDDFGIIDVNGGKPLKQPVTQLSPRELEEWLVPNSQAPENLFKNQTVLVSGQFQKINKHDLQQAIAQRGGLVQKRPKAVANKTDVVIFSDEAKAKQSKKFVDAVYAKHHGRSDLYLMSESELNKFLGL from the coding sequence ATGGCAGAGTTATCATTTGTGGCGTTGGACTTTGAGTTTGGCATGAATTTACCAACGCGGACTTCAATTATTGAAGTTGGTCTACAAAAAGTTGAAATGGGCGAGTTCACCGCTAATCGACAATGGTTGGTTAATCCAGAGTCCGATATTGATGCCTACGCCTCTGATAATATCCATGGTATCTATCCGAGTGACGTGGCATTTGCGCCAACATTTGCGGAAATCTGGCCCCAAATCGTTAAGTTTATCGGTGACTTACCAATTGTGGTCCATGATGTGGCGAATGAACGCCATGCCATTATCACGAACGCTAAATTTTATGATTTACAACTCAAACCGCTGCGCTTCATTGATACGTTCAAGCTAGCCCCGAATATGTGGCCAGGAGCAACCCGGTACGGTTTGAACGCGTTAGCTGAGCGATTGCACCTTTCAACCGATGGCGAGCACTCAGCGCTTGTCGATGCGCAATTAAGCGCTAAAGTTTTATTGGCAATTGCTGATGAACTTAATCTAGATAATTTGGTAGCGTTATTAGAACGCTTAGGTTTTGATGATTTTGGAATTATTGATGTCAATGGTGGTAAGCCATTGAAGCAACCAGTAACGCAATTGAGCCCGCGTGAGTTAGAGGAATGGCTAGTGCCTAACAGCCAAGCCCCTGAAAATTTATTTAAAAATCAGACGGTTTTGGTTAGTGGGCAATTTCAGAAAATTAATAAGCATGATTTACAACAAGCAATTGCTCAACGGGGTGGGCTGGTACAGAAGCGTCCCAAGGCTGTGGCTAACAAAACCGATGTAGTTATTTTCAGTGATGAGGCGAAAGCCAAGCAAAGTAAAAAGTTTGTCGACGCAGTTTATGCCAAACATCATGGACGTAGTGATTTGTATTTGATGAGTGAAAGCGAACTGAACAAGTTTCTGGGGTTATAG
- a CDS encoding ISL3 family transposase, with product MSQDNCILRELNLKDKNIHFTDNEAGEWNYFDYRGRGDKRHKCLIYTANLTYSVSRCSDCGFRDCVEHWGWTSTEMRLTGTSLWDVRLALRKQRFHCKNCGNTFTAASSDFEKNCQISRNTKVIVKQNLNEDMMTEKTVAKHLHISPNSVQRIEYDAIYEGGQYKYQYNFKQQLPEAISMDEFRSANDQFSFIWCDATSIKQFEVLPNRLTKTIKQYFLGFSLANRKRVKHVVMDMNAQYASFIKFLFPNAEIIIDGFHIAQRIGNALDSVRKNIQKRIDDKQNNRAYKIMKSQWKIFHMMYEDLEKTKPYYMRGINEYLTQEQAIGIRLSTKYPEFGQVWTAYQEIMKAMHNKDLSGFEDIITHYTIMGNDMDSAISTFAKNYKGIQNSITSNYSNGRVEGMNHKIKQLKRNSCGYKNMAHLLWRIRQIF from the coding sequence ATGTCCCAAGACAATTGTATCTTACGTGAGTTAAATTTAAAAGATAAAAACATCCATTTTACCGACAATGAAGCAGGAGAATGGAACTATTTTGATTATCGTGGTCGCGGAGACAAGCGACATAAATGCTTAATTTATACCGCTAATTTAACCTATTCCGTTAGCCGATGCAGTGACTGTGGTTTTCGTGATTGCGTCGAGCACTGGGGGTGGACTTCAACCGAGATGCGACTCACTGGCACGAGCTTGTGGGATGTGCGCTTAGCGCTGCGTAAACAACGTTTTCACTGTAAGAATTGTGGTAATACATTTACAGCAGCGTCATCCGACTTCGAAAAGAACTGCCAAATTTCACGAAACACGAAAGTAATCGTAAAACAGAATCTAAACGAAGATATGATGACAGAAAAAACTGTAGCTAAGCACCTTCATATCTCACCTAATTCTGTACAACGAATCGAATATGACGCAATATACGAAGGCGGACAATACAAGTATCAATACAATTTTAAACAACAATTACCCGAAGCTATTTCCATGGATGAGTTCCGCTCAGCCAATGATCAGTTTAGCTTTATTTGGTGTGATGCCACTTCAATCAAGCAATTTGAAGTACTGCCCAATCGACTAACCAAAACAATCAAACAATATTTTCTTGGATTTTCACTAGCTAATCGGAAGCGTGTTAAGCACGTTGTCATGGATATGAACGCTCAATACGCCAGTTTCATTAAGTTCTTATTTCCGAACGCAGAAATCATTATCGACGGCTTCCATATCGCTCAGCGTATCGGTAACGCCTTGGATAGTGTTCGTAAGAACATTCAAAAACGCATTGATGATAAACAAAATAATCGAGCCTATAAAATCATGAAGAGTCAATGGAAAATCTTCCACATGATGTATGAGGATCTCGAAAAAACGAAACCTTATTACATGCGTGGAATTAATGAATATCTAACACAAGAACAAGCGATTGGCATTCGTCTTTCGACGAAATATCCTGAATTTGGTCAGGTTTGGACTGCATATCAGGAAATTATGAAAGCAATGCATAACAAAGATTTATCAGGTTTCGAAGACATCATCACTCATTACACGATTATGGGAAACGATATGGACAGCGCAATTTCGACTTTCGCCAAGAATTATAAGGGAATTCAAAACAGCATCACCTCGAACTATTCAAATGGACGCGTTGAAGGTATGAACCACAAAATCAAACAGCTTAAACGTAACTCGTGTGGTTACAAAAATATGGCTCACTTACTCTGGCGAATCCGTCAGATTTTTTAA